Genomic DNA from Primulina eburnea isolate SZY01 unplaced genomic scaffold, ASM2296580v1 ctg809, whole genome shotgun sequence:
ATGAACATCGATCTGATGCTGCGATTTTTTAATCGAATTCGAATATGCCTTCTATGTGTGCTTGAATTCCAAAAGCCAAAGCAATTTATAACAACTATAGTCGTCATTATAATCTCCCAAGATGAAGCCACTAAGGCTAACTCCAACCGGGGGCTATTCTCTGAGCCAAGTTGTAGCACAACTCTGGCACAGTACTGTAGTACCGCCGATGCTTTCGTTCACATATAATTTTTCCcggtttttgttttattgtaattattatttagGGATATAATTTGAGATTCATTTTGatattcattatattattttgtaaaatttaattttgaatAATAGTTACTTTTATTATAAAGCTATTGTCTAATTGTTAAACTAAtactaaattattattatattaaatgtgttataaaaattaattgaaataaattttaaaataaattaaattaattatttgtgttaattaattgttttaattgaatcaatgacataaaaaaaaattaagcacTAATTTAATGTATTATTGAAGAATATGaatattcaaaaaaaattatatttgatgAAAACCTGCATTAAAattttagagtaggtctcatgtgagaccgtctcacggatcataatctgtgagacgggtcagccctatccatattcacaataaaaaataatacttttagcataaaaagtaatacttttgcatgggtgacccaaataagagatccgtctcacagatacgacccgtgagaccgtctcacacaagtttttgccaaaattttataaattagttGGAGTATAGCAATTTCACCCTtctctcacacaagtttttgccaaaattttataaattagttGGAGTATAGCAATTTCACCCTTCCAAGTTAGCTAGACCTTTTTGCACCCACTTACCATGCAAGTTTGATTGTGATTTCCGTCATCCCGGAAACCCTTAACCAGGAATTCCAAGCATTGATCCGATTATGGAAATGCCCGATAAAGTTTATTTATTGAATGAAAGTTTGAATTTAATATGTAGTGCCACCTAAATGATTCTTTTTGACAACTTTATTTCTTCTCTTCTTTTGACTTGTTGCCACAAAGGGGGAGACGTACATTTACTATTCCACAGTTCACTGTTTGTCCCATTGATCTGGAAaaaagaaatatgaaaataaccAATGAATGAGGGAGAAATATCTCTTCTACTGTTCACTGCAATCACTGTTCCTTTTGACCACCAAATAAAAAAGAACGTCAAAGATTATATAAATCTTTCTCAAGTAGAAAATATTAAGTGTCTTGAATTCGATCTCGAAGCTAAATTTTGCTCTCACCAATCAATTTTATGATACTAATATTTTGTTGATTTAAtctacaaataaaaatattattttcataataaatatgaaaaaaacCTACACAAGTAGACGAAGAGACAAAGCGGGAATCCCCGAAAtctatgtttatatatatatatatatatatatatattataaaagagtgtgtgattttgattttgattgaaAATAGAAGAATCTTGGTGACGAGGCTCTTTCGGTGGCTGTGGTCGACAAAAAAGTGGCCCACTGGTCTGGTGAATGACTCGACGTGAGCGTAAAAGTATATTTGCCATTGTCATAACTGTATTAACTGCCAGAACCAAATCCCACTTGGATTAGATGCCATCGATAATTAAGATTGGTGGACCCATCGAATCTTACGAGGTTTTGTTCTGATTAGGATCATTTATATACTCTTGtcgaggtttaaaaaaaaaacctttggTGTGAAATTCGTAGAATACCTACCCTAAGAAATGATACGTTCTATTTGGTTCCAAATTTGTAGAATCCCTCCAACTATAACAAAAGCTAGTTGTATAAGCACCTATTGTATTTGTGTACACTTGTCTTAAGTATTTTTATTATCATATCGACCGGTTGTTTTACACATGTTTACATGACGTAATGGTTAAGATAAAATATATCTTCAACGAgagaataaataaaaatcacatTCTCTAACACATTTTATTCGTAATATTTCCCAAAAAATTACTTTCCAAGCAACAAAAAGAATAAAATCAAACATAGACGTTTAGGGGTTCGATTGACGTTTAATAAAAGTTGAAGGGTTAAGAATGAATATGTGTAGAAATTCTGATTTCAAAAACAGAGGCTGCCATAGTCCCCTAACCTCCGCCCATTTTAGACGACATTCCTGCACAATGTAATAATAAGGTCGAAAAACCACACTACTTTTTCCATTTCTGAGTCCATTTGTCCCTACCAATTATTCAATTAAATTCCAAGACATTATGCTTTCAAAGAatggaaattttcaaaaatatgtattttcttttttttttttttgaaaaaaaaacagTGGAATCATCATAGAATTCGAATAGATATTTACTTCAAGATATGACGAGTGCATAAGTCGTTGACTCTGGAGGGAATCATTTTTactaatttaatttgaaaaattaagtTTTCTCACTTGAAAAGATTAATTCGAATTGCATGTCACATATGTTCATGACAGTGGGCAAACGAGGCGAGTTTAACACGAGGCTGGGTATTAACTCAGTCCATTGTCATCCCTAGATATAGTCACAAAACACGATATTTAATATCgctttatattttaatatatttgagTCACACTTTGCTAATaatttgcatatattttaagaCATAGTTTGTAAAGACcacaaaaatttgaaaagaaggcattaaaattttgaatttttcagatttgatgtCCAAGTTTTCGAATTatggaataattttttttaatcatgaaATGAATTTTGCACCTGATTATCCGCTGATTATGAAATGATTGAAGAGTCCAGAATAACATGATTTCGTGCAAAATTAAAAGGAGCGCAGCACCTATAAATAAGCCATTCAAAAATCACAACACAATTTTCGAGATTTGCAAGCACAACACGCACATATTGTCGAGCAATGTAGATGAAGATAGTAGGCAAAGCAGAGTTTTCTCTAAGATCGAGtttcaaacaacaatttgtttttgaaaattctCTAAGTGGTCTTATATTTTCCATTTAAATATATGTGTTAAATCAATCGAGCATGCATTCTCCTTATATGTTTTGTATAAGAATTTCATTGAAGCACTGTTATGATTCATGTTTGATATGAAGAATAATTCTAGAATATGTTATGATATAAGTCCTACATTGTAGGCCAGTATAAAACCATTATAAGGTGCCAACACCGTAAATATAAAATCATTATATGTCATCACCCTCTTAGATGGGTAAAAATTAGAGACTTTTCAGTAAGCCATGAAAACAAGATAAAATATCAGTGCTATATGATTatgttttgtataaaaatatgtgGTCATGGTatgttattttttgaaaatcatatgtatttattatatgttgtgtttgaTCGACTCTCACTTGCTTAATATTTCCCAAAAGCTCAACTCTTATTGTTCTACATCAGATAAAAACGAATATCAGCTAGACAAAGAAGAACAAACTATATTTTGGGATTGGTAAAGATGATTATTTAAAAGTTTATGCactgattttatttttgttattttgatttcattaaaattataaaacacTTCAATTCTATTCCGTTTTTAGAATTCTCGTTGTAAAGATAAGTTAATTATGAATCATTTATAAGATAATTTGGTTTGGATTATTTTATACTATGATGTTTCTTcttgtagtttttttttttaaaaaattttaattgtcaAACAACGTTGACGTCGTCAATACGTCCCTTCAGGATAAGTGCAGGATTCTTTCATTAATGAGCTCATAATTATTTATCTTCGTCAAACCAAAATTTATTCGAAGGTGAAGACAAGAAAAGAAAAGATCtggtaaaaaaaatcaaaacatatCTGATATTGTGCCACCTTTCTATGGCACAAAGGCTTCAACTTAACAGCATTATGTCTTGTAATTATGTAAGCCAAACCTTTTCCTGTTGTCTTTTACGTAATCCCCCATCAACAGAGAACCGTTGTTTGACCCGAATCTAAATGGATTTCATCAAAGATTTTGACCCAAACTTAGCTGTCGAAGGTGGTTTGTCTTTTTCCTTCAATCTCCAACTTTACTTTCTCGttgaaatttcaaattttggCATCTTACATTAAAAAAGAAATGTTTGTTCATttccatttaaaatttttaagcaTGTATATTATCGCAACTTATGTCCAAGAAAAAGTAAGGCTGAAGTTGCTATGAATTTGTGTGTGTATACATAAATGttacttatttttaaaatgacttATTAAAAAAACTGTTAATTGATTATAATATCACTTATTTAAAATgactttttattattattaattataatttataatatcaCAAATCTCTTCTGGTGATGAAAATAACCTTCTACTATGAGCCAACCAGTCAATAGTTACATGAGAACTCAAAAACCATAAGAAGCGAGACTATTAGCTATTTGATTGATACCACTATCGACGAATATAATCTGTGACAATATTCTAGTGGTTTAAACtttgaaatatgaaaataaaatcggatgatgatttatatattttttgtggTTTCTATCAAATTTTACCAATAAAATAATCGTATAGAGATTCAGAAGCACATGGTTCGAGAAAACTAGTGAGTATAAAAGAAAGACCATCCAATCCCAATGCTGCTGGAGAGGAAGCGCAGGAGTCGCCACCCATAACCATTTCCGGTCTCTGTCTCCATAGACGCAAATTATCATCAACTTTTTTAGCAATGAAATATACGCTAAACCCACTTATTGGGTGGATGTTATGTGTATTTCTGTAATCAAGATTCTTCTTTTATTCTAAGTTGTTACGCATATTAGTAGCAAGGGAAAAAAGGGACAGAATTTTATAGAAACCAAGAACCGAGAGAAATGGAGAGAGAGAACGAAGGAAAAGCATCGAAATTCAAGAGAGTTTGTGTCTTTTGTGGGAGTAGTCAAGGCAAGAAAACCAGCTATCGAGAATCCGCCATTGAGCTTGGCAAAGTTTTGGTATTACGCGTATTTCCATTTCTCTAATGTTGAGTGAGTTTATTCAACCATTTTTTGATTTAAGAAGGAATggtttctaaaaaaattaaaggtCGAGTCTTTGGCAAGGAATTGTCCCGATGTTGCTTAAGATTGAAGGACATTTATATCTCTGCTTTTGAATGATTTCATGGGGTTTTGCATTTTGTGGTTCTTTTGTTTTGATACGTTGCTTATTGGTTTGATTCTTGTTTTGCCCTTTAATATTCTGGAATATTTTCAAGCTGTACATTTTGCGTGCAGATTTGGTGTTCGTCAtcacttcaaatttttttttttttgaatttcatTGGTATTCTTTTAAAACACTTGGTAGTTTGCCTATTGAATATAAGAAATCTCTCCATTACGACCAGCTTGGCTACCTCAATGAGTTTTCTGAGCCTGATCCTGGATATGgaagatttcatctttgtcCATCATTATATTTTCTTGGTATGTATAAAGAATTTAAATCTTCTTAGTCTCTACATTAGCTTAATGTAGACTATGATTAAATCTTCTTAAGTGAAATTCAACTGTTCACTGGGAGATTGTGATAACTTTCACATGGTTAACTGACAAATATTAATGGTTAACCCCTGTGCAGActtacacaaaagtcttcattcTTGGAACTTTGGGCTAATCTGTTTTGACTGTATGTCAAGGTTTCTAGGAACATTGATTTGGTCTATGGAGGGGGCAGCATAGGCCTAATGGGATTGGTGTCACAAGCTGTTCATGATGGTGGTCGCCACGTAATCGGGTGacctttctttttcctttttcttgtaTTGTAATCATATTTATTGACTATTTGTCTTAAACAGATCAAAACGATAAAAGGGATTTCTGAATTATTAATGTAGTTTTAGTCGGTTTCTGTGATTGGTTTTGCTAATCCTTCACTAGAATTGACTTTTTTGTCTTGTTATTGTCTCCTCTGCAGCGTGATTCCCAAAACTCTCATGCCCCGAGAGGTATGTCTGCTAGGATTAAAAAAACTTGGCCCCGTTTCTTATCTAAACTAGCCATTTACCAAAGCTTTTATTAACCTTTGGTTTTACCATTCTATATTTACATCttatttgttattgtagttACTTGTTTTCAAAGTTCTTGATTTCTTTTAAGATTCTGCCTCAGGAAAATGTGACTGTTCTTTGATTTTTTCTATGTTGTTACTGTTCTTGATTTTTGGACCTTGGATCTGACAAAATGGAAGCGTCCTTGTGTCTTGGTTGGTCCTTGACAACCTTATCTTTAAAAGAGTACTTAGATTAGATCATTTAGGTGGCTGCTGTTTTTCACTACAATTCATGCATTTTTAGGACTTCAAATGTTTATCcttgatttttctttttctgttCACCCAACCTCGGTCTTGTACTTTTATTCCATTTAAAATGTATCCATGTTTTGTTCGTTCAACCCCTTTCTTGTACTTTTATTCCATTTAAAATGTATCTgtgatataattttttaattctttttatttaataaaattgaaCTTTATTAGCAACTTTGatgaaaaaaatcatttcttgaTGGGAACGAGTTCTCTTTTGTAGTTAACTGGTGTAACAGTAGGGGAAGTGAAGGCAGTGGCAGATATGCACCAAAGGAAAGCTGAGATGGCTAGGCATTCAGATGCCTTTATTGCCTTACCAGGTTTAAATCTCCAAGTCAAAGATtcgaattttatttttatcatataaataaataacgGCATACGAAATTGCTCTGAAAATTATGGAATCTGCCACCTCATTACagttaaaataaacatttggaTGGGTTTTTCCCTTAACGTTTAGGCTTTCAGGTGGCATTTGACAAATGGATCAGTCTATTATTTATTGATCACAA
This window encodes:
- the LOC140822378 gene encoding cytokinin riboside 5'-monophosphate phosphoribohydrolase LOG3-like; this encodes MERENEGKASKFKRVCVFCGSSQGKKTSYRESAIELGKVLVSRNIDLVYGGGSIGLMGLVSQAVHDGGRHVIGVIPKTLMPRELTGVTVGEVKAVADMHQRKAEMARHSDAFIALPGGYGTLEELLEVITWAQLGIHDKPVGLLNVDGYYNSLLSFVDKAVEEGFVSPNARHIIVSAPTPKELVRRLEEYVPCHERVASKVSWEMEQLGYISR